The genomic window GAAACAATCTCCGCCGCCAGCGCTGATCATCTCGTCGTTATTTGTCTGCACATTGTTGTACTGGATGTTGTTTCAATGGGGGCGTGGAGTGCCAAGAGATACACAAACCCAAGCCCAAGCCCCAGCCTCAGAATCACAGCCGACTATCCAGCCTACCGCAGAACCAGTAGTGCGTCCCATTGAGCTAAAGGAAGAAACCCAACTGCGAAATTGTTTTCCTTGGTCTGTATACTACGTTCAAAATATTGAGTATCGACCACAAGCGGTGATTTGCCGGGGTCAGTTGCGAACTCAAGCCAGCAACGCCTACCAGCAGATTAAAACTAATATTGAAGCACAATTTGGCGATCGCTTCCTACTGATTTTTCAAGAAGGTGTCAATGGCAAACCTTTCTTTGTGCTGGTTCCCAACACTCAAGCTGCTAAAGAGAGAAATACACCACGACGCGACCAGGAACGGTTAACTCGACCAGGATTAGCACTTTTACTACTAGTAGCTACTTTCCTAACTACTACCTTGGTGGGAATCCAAAATGCTGGTGTTTCTCTTCCGCCTCTATGGGAAATTAGCTCTTTGTTCAAAGTTCTATTTAACCCAGATGTCCTATTCAAAGGATTACCCTATGCTTTAGGATTAATGACTATTTTGGGTCTTCACGAACTTGGGCATTATTTGACAGCTAAATTCTACAATATTCGCTCGACATTGCCTTACTTTATTCCCATACCTTTGTTCTTGGGAACTTTTGGTGCATTTATCCAGATGCGTAGTCCCATTCCCAACCGCAAAGCTTTATTTGACATTAGTATCGCTGGCCCAATTGCAGGCTTTGTCGTGACTTTACCATTACTAATATGGGGCTTGGCTCATTCGGAGGTGGTTTCTGTGACTGAAAAAACCCAACTTTTTAATTTTGATGCCCTTAATCCCAAGTATTCCATTTTATTAGCGCTACTCTCGAAGTTAGCCTTGGGTAGTCAGTTAACAGAAAAATCAGCCCTTGACCTGCATCCAGTGGCAGTAGCTGGTCTTCTGGGACTAATTGTCACGGCCTTAAATTTAATGCCTGTGGGACAATTAGATGGAGGTCACATTGTCCATGCGATGTTTGGCCAACGAACTGCGATCGTAATTGGTCAAATTGCTCGTCTGCTGTTGCTATTACTTTCTTTAGTTCAAAAAGAATTCTTGTTGTGGGCGATTATCTTATTATTTATGCCGTTAATTGATGAACCTGCACTGAATGATGTTACTGAATTGGATAATGGACGTGATATTTGGGGATTACTGGCAATGGCTTTGTTGATTGTAATTGTTTTGCCACTACCGCAGGCGATCGCTAGCTTTTTGCATATTTAAAAAGGATCAACGCAAAAAGACAAATATATTTGAATTTTTTACAAACTATGGTATTAACCACAGTTTGATATTTGGTGATTGAAATTATATCCAATATTAAATAATAGCCCTCTTTTAAAAGTCCTTTTTGCAGTTCTGTCAGCAGAGGGTAAATAACAAATATATCCCCTACCTCATTGCTCAATATTAGGGCTTATGCCCTGTACAAATTAGTCATGGTATGCATTTCACAAATAGGTCGTTTCAGGCTTTTATTAATTCTATAAAACGCGACACTAGGTACACACAAGCCTCATTAGCAATTTATGGTTTATCAAATAGCCCAATCAAACCTCACCCTGGTTGTGCTACGCAAAACCTGTCCCTCTTCGTGAGTTCAAAGAGGGATGTCAGTTAGGACAGGGTGAAGTTTTATTTACCTTAATGTTGTAGAAAAGGACTTTTGGGTAATCAGATAACTTGTGTGTACACCGTAGCTAGGGAAAGGGGGATTATTTCGTATTACAACTAATTTGATACTGAATTAGCCGCTTTGTCAGCCTTCGCAGCTGGTGGAAAGCCACCCATGCGAATCTCAGAAGTGAAGGAAGTGATACTAAATCCACCAAAACTCTTGAGGACATTTACCCGCATTCGCAAATTGGGACTAGCAAACCACACGCGCTCCTCTAACCACATGCTTTCATCTTCTGTAGTTAGGATCAAGGCACCATCACTGTCAAATTTATAGTGTCCGGCTACTGGGCTTTTATCAGCATCAAGTATTTCCCGCAGTAACTTACCTTGGGCCGGATTATCTGCATCAGGTATGGAAACTAACACAGTTGAACCACTGTGTTTTGCTTGATCCTTTTCCATTGTGCCATTCCAGGTAATTTTGATCGCACAAGAGGCGGAACTAGGATTAATTTTGTCCTGTTGACATAGTTTGATCACTTCTGGATGATCTACTGCCAGCGTCTCAATAATGATGTCTGACTTGCTATTTTCAGATTGGTTAAAAGCCAAATGTTGACTAGTCCGATGAGAAAACCATTTGCCAGCGCTTAACTGAAAAAATTCTTCAATATTCATGAATGAAATTACCCTGCATCAAAATGCTAAAATTCCCACTTAATTATTATTAAAAGGTAGCAGGAGGCTTTAATATTAAGCTTGATTGTCTATTTCCTCAAGCTTCTTGAGGCCAATTCTGGCTGCCTCAGCAACGTTGAAATGATTGTCTTTTTCCAGGTATTTTAAAGCTGAGACACTCTTGGGAGTGGGAAGATTTCCTAAGGCTTCTGCCAAACGCTGCCTTACTATCCAATCATCTGATTGGGCGAAGCGCAGGATATTATCAACAGACTCAATATCTTTAATTTCTCCTAGTGCAGAAATTGCAGCTTGTTGCAACACGACTTCTTTGCTATCCAATGCCTGAAGAAGAACCTGATGGGCCCGAGGGTCTTTAATGTTACCTAGAGAAACGGCTGCACTAAAGCGTACTAGCCAATCAGTATCTTCATAAAACGCCCGTGAAAGCACCTCAAAGGCTCTGGCATCACCCAAATATCCTAAGGCACCAGCGGCATCAGCGCGTATACCATAATCTGGGTCATTTTCGAGAATTCTCACCAAAATTGAATAACATTCTGGCGTCGGCTTGATTCCCAGAGCAAATATTGCCATTGATCGCAGTTGCAAAGATTCGTCCTCTAGTACCTTTTTAATCAAAGGGACTGCATCCTCAGCAGGAATATGACGCAGATTGGCAAGGGCTACCATGCGATCGCGTAAATTCGGACTTTCTAACTGAGTAGAAATTTCTTGTAAGCTTAGAGCTGCCATTTAGTTCAAAGCGTTTTCTTTACTTATCTTAATTTACCTGATCTGTTCATCAGGCTGTCACCATAGTGAAGTAGGAGTTTGGCGACTTTACAAAATGCCTTGATTATGAGTGAAAAATAAACAAATATTACTTACCGCTAAATTGTTTGAATTTAGCAGTCATATACAACACTCGATCGCCCTTCCAAAGCAATTTTAAGAATATATTTAGCAATATCCTGTTATTTACTCAACCTGACGATTTGTAGAAGTCTAGTTGAAACTATATATTTATACTAGGTTTGAGAACGGAGAGGGAGGGATTCGAACCCTCGTTAAGTTTCCCTAAACAGACTTTCCAGGTCTGCGCCTTAAACCGCTCGGCCACCTCTCCAGGTGCCACAAGTTCCGATTCTACTATAGAATCCCAGAAAATGCAAAGATAAAGAAAGATATTTTTAGGTTGAATCTGAAAGTCCCAATCCCAAAACGCAAATCCAGATGTCCCGTACATACACAATTAGAGTTCGCGATCGCGCCACTGGCAAAACATACACCCTACAAGTGCCAGAAGACCGCTACATCCTGCACACTGCCGAAAACCAAGGGGTGGAACTACCGTTTTCCTGCCGCAACGGGGCTTGCACCACTTGTGCGGTGAGGGTGTTGTCGGGAGAAATTTACCAACCAGAAGCGATCGGATTGTCGCCAAATTTACGTCGGCAAGGTTATGCCTTGTTGTGTGTGAGTTACCCCCGTTCTGACTTGGAGGTGGAGACACAAGACGAAGATGAAGTCTACGAACTCCAGTTTGGACGCTATTTTGCTAGGGGGAGAGTTAAAGCGGGTTTACCCTTAGATGAGGAATAAACAATTCAAAATCACCGTACCCCTACTCAACCAACTAGCAAAAGCTGCGACCAGAGGAGAAGTTCTAATACCTGTGCGCCTTGGTGACTGGGTGCGAAAAATAGCCATTTTGGCTTGCTTATTGCTTTTGGTGAGTTGCCAAGGTAAAAACCAGCTGCCAAACAATCAGGCTGAGGTGAAAGTAGCGCGGGTAGTTAGTGGGCAAAGTTTGGAAGTGTTAGGCATGGCTGAACAACCAAATTTGATTTCCCAAGTGC from Nostoc sp. UHCC 0926 includes these protein-coding regions:
- a CDS encoding phycobiliprotein lyase; translation: MNIEEFFQLSAGKWFSHRTSQHLAFNQSENSKSDIIIETLAVDHPEVIKLCQQDKINPSSASCAIKITWNGTMEKDQAKHSGSTVLVSIPDADNPAQGKLLREILDADKSPVAGHYKFDSDGALILTTEDESMWLEERVWFASPNLRMRVNVLKSFGGFSITSFTSEIRMGGFPPAAKADKAANSVSN
- a CDS encoding HEAT repeat domain-containing protein, whose amino-acid sequence is MAALSLQEISTQLESPNLRDRMVALANLRHIPAEDAVPLIKKVLEDESLQLRSMAIFALGIKPTPECYSILVRILENDPDYGIRADAAGALGYLGDARAFEVLSRAFYEDTDWLVRFSAAVSLGNIKDPRAHQVLLQALDSKEVVLQQAAISALGEIKDIESVDNILRFAQSDDWIVRQRLAEALGNLPTPKSVSALKYLEKDNHFNVAEAARIGLKKLEEIDNQA
- a CDS encoding 2Fe-2S iron-sulfur cluster-binding protein, with translation MSRTYTIRVRDRATGKTYTLQVPEDRYILHTAENQGVELPFSCRNGACTTCAVRVLSGEIYQPEAIGLSPNLRRQGYALLCVSYPRSDLEVETQDEDEVYELQFGRYFARGRVKAGLPLDEE
- a CDS encoding site-2 protease family protein; this encodes MAFWFLFILLLGLATYLMVQHSVAHITRTPVWLLWLVLMTPAFLLSGWTLVYGAKQSPPPALIISSLFVCTLLYWMLFQWGRGVPRDTQTQAQAPASESQPTIQPTAEPVVRPIELKEETQLRNCFPWSVYYVQNIEYRPQAVICRGQLRTQASNAYQQIKTNIEAQFGDRFLLIFQEGVNGKPFFVLVPNTQAAKERNTPRRDQERLTRPGLALLLLVATFLTTTLVGIQNAGVSLPPLWEISSLFKVLFNPDVLFKGLPYALGLMTILGLHELGHYLTAKFYNIRSTLPYFIPIPLFLGTFGAFIQMRSPIPNRKALFDISIAGPIAGFVVTLPLLIWGLAHSEVVSVTEKTQLFNFDALNPKYSILLALLSKLALGSQLTEKSALDLHPVAVAGLLGLIVTALNLMPVGQLDGGHIVHAMFGQRTAIVIGQIARLLLLLLSLVQKEFLLWAIILLFMPLIDEPALNDVTELDNGRDIWGLLAMALLIVIVLPLPQAIASFLHI